In Acaryochloris sp. CCMEE 5410, the following proteins share a genomic window:
- a CDS encoding histidine phosphatase family protein: MSLNLYFLRHGETSHSQTGGYCGELDPELTPSGLQMAQAFRNTYQRILWAAVYTSPMKRTIATAMPLCEATGVDLQLRDGLKEISYGEWEDRSPDYVQANYAEDYVRWLTEPAWNPLTGGETAVQVASRASLVIAEIEETFPAGNVLVVGHKATIRIMLCSLLGIDLGRYRDRIEMLVASVSLVEFDRHGPMLKRLGDRDHLPYQLRNRIGT, translated from the coding sequence ATGAGTTTAAACCTCTATTTTCTACGGCATGGTGAAACGTCCCACAGCCAGACTGGAGGGTATTGTGGAGAACTAGACCCAGAACTAACCCCCTCGGGTTTACAAATGGCGCAAGCCTTCAGGAATACTTACCAAAGGATCTTATGGGCTGCTGTTTATACAAGTCCCATGAAACGTACCATCGCCACAGCTATGCCTTTATGTGAGGCTACGGGGGTTGATCTGCAGCTTCGGGACGGTCTCAAAGAGATTAGCTATGGGGAATGGGAAGATCGATCTCCTGATTATGTACAGGCAAACTACGCTGAGGATTACGTCCGCTGGCTCACTGAACCAGCCTGGAATCCGCTTACAGGGGGAGAGACAGCAGTTCAAGTTGCCAGTCGTGCTTCGTTGGTGATTGCAGAAATCGAAGAGACTTTCCCTGCAGGCAATGTGCTAGTTGTTGGCCACAAAGCAACGATTCGCATTATGCTCTGTAGCCTTCTTGGGATTGACCTGGGTCGCTATCGTGATCGCATTGAGATGCTAGTCGCCTCTGTCAGTTTGGTAGAGTTTGATCGCCATGGTCCTATGTTGAAGCGCTTAGGAGATCGAGATCATTTACCATACCAGCTTCGTAACCGAATAGGCACATGA